GTCCAGGGATCCCGAGAAATTAGCCGCCTGGTATCGGAAGATTCTCAACTTTAAGGTGATTCAGCATAATCAGAAATCTCCGCCGACGATCTTCGTGGCGGGGGAGAGCGGCTCCCTACTGGAGATCATGCCGTACACCGACGATGCCATTGTACTTTCCGGCAAAGAAAAACGGGCGATTCACACCGCAGTTACCGTGGACGACTTGGAGCGGGCGATAACGGAACTGAAGGACAAGGGCGTCGAATTTATCGGAGAGATGAAAGACCATCCCGGCGGAGTCCGTTTGATTTATTTCCGCGACCCCGACTGTAATTGGCTGCAACTGATCGAACGGCCCCAGCCCCTACGATAAAAAGGACAAGAGCATCG
The sequence above is a segment of the Hydrogenispora ethanolica genome. Coding sequences within it:
- a CDS encoding VOC family protein, translated to MILGVEHFGLMSRDPEKLAAWYRKILNFKVIQHNQKSPPTIFVAGESGSLLEIMPYTDDAIVLSGKEKRAIHTAVTVDDLERAITELKDKGVEFIGEMKDHPGGVRLIYFRDPDCNWLQLIERPQPLR